One window of the Xiphias gladius isolate SHS-SW01 ecotype Sanya breed wild chromosome 11, ASM1685928v1, whole genome shotgun sequence genome contains the following:
- the chata gene encoding choline O-acetyltransferase has product MPVLDREPSKDSGGGDGLPKLPLPTLKDTLDTYLRCMKHLLTEEQFNKTQNTVKQFGAPGGVGELLQSKLMERRENKANWVYDYWLNDMYLNNRLALPVNSSPAMVFPQQNFRAPIDCLRFAAHLISGVLEYKTLLDVRALPVDYARGQLAGTPLCMEQYYRLFTSYRLPGPERDTLVAQESSVMPEPEHIIVACKNQFFVLDVVINFRRLNERDLLTQLEKIVKMADSEEERLPPIGLLTSDGRTEWAESRSVLMRESTNRDSLDMIERCMCLVCLDDSSGSVLNDTTRAMLMLHGGGVAKNGGNRWYDKPMQFVVGADGCCGVVCEHSPFEGIVLVQCTEYLLKYMIGSPSKLVRAASVSELPAPRRLRWKCTPEIHKLLASSADTLQRLVRNLDMNVHKFYDYGKEFIKKQKMSPDAYIQVALQLAYYRCHGRPVSTYESASIRRFQEGRVDNIRSATPEALAFVRAMTDRMISTSDTEKMEMLQGAITAQTKYTVLAITGMAIDNHLLGLREIAHELKMERPEIFKDEAYLISNQFILSTSQVPTTVEMFCCYGPVVPNGYGACYNPQSDHIIFSVSSFRESPQTCSAEFVKCLVQGLLDMRDLCNKCNCDSNPIEQGKGQTLETHTQTETNWQNKTPHRPPDLTKSQQTLPQVLVKTPDQTKAEAQTQTSSQGKPQSLKNGSKS; this is encoded by the exons ATGCCAGTTCTGGACAGAGAGCCCTCCAAGGATTCAGGGGGCGGAGAT GGTCTGCCGAAGCTGCCGCTCCCGACCCTGAAAGACACACTGGACACATACCTGAGGTGCATGAAGCACCTGCTCACAGAGGAACAGTTTAATAAGACCCAAAACACAGTGAAGCAGTTCGGAGCCCCTGGAGGGGTAGGGGAGCTACTACAGAGCAAACTcatggagaggagggaaaacaagGCAAACTGG GTGTATGACTACTGGCTGAACGACATGTACCTCAACAACAGACTGGCTCTGCCCGTCAACTCCAGTCCTGCGATGGTCTTCCCACAGCAGAACTTCAGGGCTCCTATCGACTGTTTAAG GTTTGCTGCACACTTAATTTCTGGAGTTTTGGAGTACAAAACTCTTCTTGATGT acgtGCCCTGCCTGTGGACTACGCCCGGGGCCAGCTGGCTGGAACTCCTCTGTGTATGGAGCAGTACTATCGCCTCTTCACTTCCTACCGCCTGCCGGGGCCCGAGAGGGACACACTGGTGGCCCAGGAGAGTAGCGTGATGCCAGAACCTGAGCACATTATTGTGGCTTGTAAAAACCAG TTCTTTGTGCTGGATGTGGTGATCAATTTCCGCCGACTGAACGAAAGAGATCTGTTGACTCAGCTGGAGAAGATAGTCAAGATGGCTGACAGTGAAGAAGAGCGGCTCCCACCTATAGGTCTTCTCACTTCAGATGGGCGGACAGAGTGGGCAGAATCTCGCAGTGTGCTAATGAGAG AGTCTACTAACAGGGACTCTCTGGACATGATCGAGCGTTGTATGTGCCTGGTTTGTCTGGATGACTCCAGCGGTTCTGTGCTAAATGACACCACACGAGCCATGTTGATGCTGCACGGAGGCGGAGTGGCCAAGAATGGTGGCAACCGCTGGTATGACAAGCCCATGCAG TTTGTTGTAGGAGCTGACGGCTGCTGTGGAGTCGTATGTGAACACTCACCATTTGAAGGAATTGTCCTTGTGCAGTGCACAGAGTATCTACTCAAATACAT GATTGGCAGCCCATCAAAGCTGGTCAGAGCTGCAAGTGTGAGTGAGCTGCCTGCACCACGCAGACTCCGCTGGAAATGTACTCCAGAGATTCACAAACTCCTCGCCTCTTCAGCCGACACACTCCAGAG GCTGGTGAGAAATCTGGACATGAATGTCCACAAATTCTACGATTACGGGAAAGAGTTCATCAAGAAGCAGAAAATGAGTCCAGACGCCTATATCCAGGTTGCTCTTCAGTTAGCCTACTACCG ATGTCATGGTAGACCAGTGTCAACCTATGAGAGTGCTTCCATACGACGTTTTCAGGAAGGCAGAGTGGACAACATCCGCTCAGCCACACCCGAAGCCCTGGCCTTTGTCAGAGCAATGACTGATCGGATGATCAGCACAAGC GATACAGAAAAGATGGAGATGTTACAAGGTGCCATAACTGCACAGACAAAGTATACTGTTCTG gctaTTACAGGGATGGCAATAGACAATCATCTACTAGGACTACGTGAAATTGCACACGAACTGAAGATGGAGAGGCCGGAAATATTCAAAGACGAAGCCTATCTCATCAGTAATCAGTTCATACTCTCTACAAGTCAG GTCCCGACTACTGTTGAGATGTTCTGCTGCTATGGTCCCGTGGTTCCAAATGGATATGGAGCGTGCTACAATCCTCAGTCAGACCACATTATCTTCTCTGTGTCCAGTTTCCGCGAGAGCCCGCAGACATGTTCAGCAGAATTTGTCAAGTGTCTGGTTCAGGGACTCCTGGACATGAGGGATCTGTGCAATAAATGCAACTGCGATTCCAATCCAATCGAGCAAGGGAAGGGTCAGAcactggagacacacacacaaacggaaacaaactggcaaaacaaaacaccgcACAGACCACCTGACTTGACCAAGTCTCAACAAACACTGCCACAGGTTCTGGTGAAGACACCAGACCAGACTAAGGCGGAGGCCCAAACCCAGACTTCATCACAGGGAAAGCCACAATCTTTGAAGAACGGAAGTAAATCATAG
- the c11h10orf53 gene encoding UPF0728 protein C10orf53 homolog has product MLTYSGADGIPGPLSVRRPRWQQAYCVRVTPVATTNARVTLGYGPHESSGVVQHGPFRLQGLQRSVSAAAPAARGHRRVLEEVRDRNTVELAVNGELVFTCQCGDGKLDRVCNKAFAAVEDAY; this is encoded by the exons ATGCTGACGTACTC TGGAGCAGACGGGATTCCGGGACCGCTGTCGGTAAGGAGGCCGCGATGGCAACAGGCGTACTGCGTGAGAGTCACCCCGGTGGCCACAACAAACGCGCGGGTGACACTTGGCTACGGACCTCACGAATCCAGCGGAGTTGTACAACACGGGCCCTTCCGCCTGCAGGGTCTCCAGCGTAG TGTGTCTGCGGCCGCTCCGGCAGCGCGCGGGCACCGGCGCGTCCTGGAAGAGGTGCGCGACCGGAACACGGTGGAGCTCGCGGTCAACGGGGAGCTCGTCTTCACATGTCAGT GTGGAGATGGGAAACTGGACCGTGTTTGCAATAAGGCTTTTGCTGCTGTAGAGGACGCTTACTGA